The nucleotide window GTGATGTAATTGCTGTTTCATCTGGGTTTGAATGCCTTAGTGCACTTACTGTAGCTGAAAATTCTTTTAGAGTTGTTGTTTTGGACCTTCATATGCCTGAAATGGATGGATTCGAAGTAGCAATGAGAATCCGGAACTTCCGAAGGCGTAGTTGGCCATTGATTATAGCCCTGACTGCAAGTGCCAAGGACCATCTGTGGGAGAGATGCTTGCAAGGAGGAATGAATGGAGTCATTCGAAAACCTGTCCTCTTACGTGGGATGGCAGATGAACTTCAAAGAGTTCTGCAACAAGCTGGGGAAAGGTTATGAAGaggaagattaaaaattttctttcctcGAGAGTGTTCCTTCACTCAGCGCACCTACAAAAGCTCAGCATAGGAATGTTAAAGTAAGCTTTCACAGCATCTGGCATACAAGAttttacctattaaattttgCTAACCAGTTGGTTCAGTATGCAGCGCTGCCAGAACCACTTAGAAAGGATTATACCATGATGTGAAAAAAAACTCACAAGCTCAAACTGATAGTAAGGAACTTAAGTAagaatttcacaaaatttaaattatacatgCTAGAAATCTTTCTTTACTGGATTCATTTTGCCACTTTTCTTTCATTCTTGAACTCCAATTTGAGGGATTTTTAGCCTCAAATTTCATCCTTATGCTAAGCAGAAGGATTGTACGAGCCATATATGATAACCTATTGAAGGGACAAATGACTGGTTTACTTTtggtaaattaaataagaaagcTTTAACCCATTGTTGTGGGCTTCCATGTGAAAACTTTGAGTTGTAGAGGCAGCTTACAGTTTACATTAATTCATCCATTTGATATGAACATAACAGTTGCCATAGAATAAGGCAAAATGAGCTACAAGTGTTAACATCAACCAATGtctttttcaaaatcatttaatcatattatgatacattacttgtatactcaaattgtaaatcaacatagttttattgtttataaaataaatcatttgtcTTCGATTCAATGTAAGCCAATgaaacttacccaaaaaaaaattgtaggcCAATGAGCTTGAAAGAGAAGTGAAAGAACCAAGTCAGCAACAAGAGCTTGTGAAGCATTGAATTGCATCAATTTAATGTCCTAGAACTTTGTAATTTATGTACAAATCTTGCATTAAAATCACTTGATGAGTGATAAATAGGGGGAAAAAAATTACTGGGCCTTGTGGGCTATGTTGGACAGAATGTAGAAACCATTCAAACCTTTTGAATTGGGTTTGAATAGTCTCAGCCTCTCTCAGTCCATTCATATCCTCTGAGTCTGAGCTTGCTCTGAACATTTTGTTATAGCCTTTTCAGAATAAGCATATAAAAATTGTTGATGTTGCCATAAggaatattaattcaattaaaaaaaaaaaaggccgaAATtggacatttttcaaaattacgaAACAGCCCACCACGCGACCCCTCCTGTCGGGTTTTGCAAAACTTGGGAAGATTTTCATCTGCATCTATACAGAGATCGCAAGCAAATATGAGCATGAGTGTAAGAGCAGAAGCTGAAGAGTATCACTCAAAAGACTTTGAATGGGAAACCTTGGAACAAGAAATTGAAAACAACCCTTCTCTCCATTACCACTTTCTTCCATTCCCTTCttcacaacaacaacaacaacaaaaaactCTCAATGATTCAGATGCTTGGAGAAAGTTTCACAATCGTCACTCAGCTGGCAGGTTCTTCAaggtttaaactttaaattatttgtgcttttatttcataaaatttggtttattctTCTATTTCATGTCGTCGTTTCCATTTCCCCTGGCGCTTATGTCTTCATTTTTGTAAACTGTTGCTTTTCTGTTCTTGGTAGTTTGGTACGCCATTATATTTCGGAAACTTCATTGacttttgaattaatatatttgtagaCTTCATTGATTCTGAAACTCTTCAGGACCCTTttgtgaaattataaaaatcatttcATGTAATTTATCTGAAACATACGGAGGTGTCTGCTTATTTTTCAAACCAGGTGAGTCTGCTTCCAGAAACTTTAGGCTTTGCTTTGTGAATTACGATTAAGAttactttttttccttcttttaagAATAGATTTGGAGAAACGTGCACTGCTGCTACATGTTGCTGTTGGTACTGCTTAAAAGCTTTAAtagaaaatctaattttacaaATGATACTGAGTTATCCTGTGcatcaaaatttgttaaatatgaGTTTTGGTATTTGTGTGTATTAAGTTGCTCGTGAAACTCCTTGAACACCTTGGGAAAATGgacttctattttattttctttttccagttatCTGAGTTTCCATCTAGTGATGCAGGAGAGACGATATTTGCTGAAGGAATTTCCTGAACTAGTTTCTTGTGGAGAATCTTCAAAACTCTTGGAAGTGGGATGTGGTAGTGGCAGTACCATTCTTCCAATACTGCAGTAATTTACAAGTTTCCTTCTGTtagattctttttcttctgtctCTTGTGTGGCACCTGATGGATTATCTGAAAATcctatgaaattattttattgtatccTAATTGCTTTTGTGATGGTAGTTTGAGATATTCAGAAGGTTAGGTCTTTCCATGTCTTtatgaaaaaacttttaaaggTTTTTACTGTTATATGGAGCCATCCTGCTACCTTTTAGATTAAAGCTAATTCTGATGGCTTGTTGATGGAAATCCAGGCCCTTCTGcatatttgtgattttttctcTCTGAATGATGACTTTCTTGGTTGTTTAACTTCTTATATTGGCATTTAAACAGCATTCTTTTTTATGTGAAAGTAGCTTTTGAAAAAGGTTGGATAAATCTTGTCTTGAAAGTGATTTGTTGGCAATTTTGTTGACTCGTCATAATGGTTCTTTCTGTCTCCCTGGGATCTCTGTACCAGACAATTGGATTGCAAGTATAAAGTGAGATCCATGCATTTCTTTATATCTCCTTTATTTAGACTTGGGCCTTCATTTTTCTATATTACACTGGTGGAGTTCCCCTATAAATCTCTTTGCTGCTTCATGATAGTTGGGGCCTGCTTACCAAGttatgtatttgtttattttgagaTGTTTATTTTGTATTGTGTTTTCTTTTCATGATTCGCAAGATATGGTGGTTTGtattatgatagttattatgaGTTTAAGGCTCATAACATCCATTCCCCTGGGTTAGGTTTATCTTTTCTCGTTTTGTTTGTAATGCCAACGtacccaaaatatatatatatatgaatgagtctggtttttatttttcaggGAAATTGTGAATAAGTTGTACATTTTCCATGAAGTTAAAGTTTGAACATGCTTATAATACTCTTAGTGTTCAATTTGCAATCCTTACAACTATGTTTTGGATTGTGTTCTTTTGTAGTGGGAACAAAGATATCATTGTGTATGCTTGTGACTGTAGCTCTGAGATTCTTGAAAGAACTAAAGAATTTGTGGGGGCCAGTGATATAGCCTCAGTGAAGAATCGATTTTTCCCTTTCTATTGTGACTTTTGTACAACTGGGTTTCCAGATTGGTTGGCCTGCAATTATTGTAGAGGAAGCCAACCACAAAAGCAGCATGATTGTTTTTCAGGTTTCAAACTTTACCCGTTTCTTCTTATGCTTTGTATCTGATGTGATTTGTATTGGCCTAGTTTGTGTCATGAATTCTGTCTGGTATTTCAGATGTTGAAGAGATAAATATTCCACAATTAACATATTTGTCGAGAGAAAGTGGCTCTTCCATTGGTGGTGTTGACTTTGTCACCTTGGTATGTGTTCTATTTACTTTAGAAATTTCTTTAGTTTGTCACCTTGGTATGTGTTTCATTTACTTTAGAAATCTCTTTAGTTTGTACAGCTGTAGTCTATACACCATTGGTAGAGCATTGCAGCATGTTCTTCCTTTTCTTGGTCTAATGTCCTTGTGATAGGAACCCAGCTCTAATTCAACTTTCAGTCACCAAGAATTtttcaga belongs to Mangifera indica cultivar Alphonso chromosome 2, CATAS_Mindica_2.1, whole genome shotgun sequence and includes:
- the LOC123209566 gene encoding tRNA N(3)-methylcytidine methyltransferase METTL6 isoform X1 yields the protein MSMSVRAEAEEYHSKDFEWETLEQEIENNPSLHYHFLPFPSSQQQQQQKTLNDSDAWRKFHNRHSAGRFFKERRYLLKEFPELVSCGESSKLLEVGCGSGSTILPILHGNKDIIVYACDCSSEILERTKEFVGASDIASVKNRFFPFYCDFCTTGFPDWLACNYCRGSQPQKQHDCFSDVEEINIPQLTYLSRESGSSIGGVDFVTLIFTLSAVPLQGMPTALIECYSVLKPGGLLFFRDYGLYDMTMLRFQPDQRVGFREYMRSDGTRSYFFSLDAVRNLFVGVGFIEVELEYCCVKSLNRRNAKSMQRVWIHGKFKKPM
- the LOC123209566 gene encoding tRNA N(3)-methylcytidine methyltransferase METTL6 isoform X2, whose amino-acid sequence is MSMSVRAEAEEYHSKDFEWETLEQEIENNPSLHYHFLPFPSSQQQQQQKTLNDSDAWRKFHNRHSAGRFFKERRYLLKEFPELVSCGESSKLLEVGCGSGSTILPILHGNKDIIVYACDCSSEILERTKEFVGASDIASVKNRFFPFYCDFCTTGFPDWLACNYCRGSQPQKQHDCFSDVEEINIPQLTYLSRESGSSIGGVDFVTLIFTLSAVPLQGMPTALIECYSVLKPGGLLFFRDYGMYPVVPVLNDKSHHDELRPI